AACCATGTGATGATCCTTCCGCATTTATTGAGAGTAGCAAAGCGGGATGCCTGGGCTAGTGTTGCGCTGGCCTATGTATTCCTGCTGATTTGGGGATTTCTCACCATTTTCATTTTTAAAAAGATGAATGGCGAAGGTTTTTTAAGCTGGGTGCAAAATCGGGCTGGCAGTATAGTGGGGAAGGGATTTATGCTTTTCTTTGCTGTCTATTTCCTTGTTTCCGGTTCATTGTCATCATACGATTTCATTCTTATGATCAAGGTTTACTTCCTTCCAAATACACCGGCATGGATTGTTACATTGTGTTTCACGTCACTGTGCGTCTGGGCGGCTTTTAAAGGGTTTAGAGTGATTCTTTATACATCGGTCATCTTGTTGCCAATTGTTTGGTCATTTGGGTATTTTGTTGCCTTTTCGACTATGTTTAAAAAAGACTATTCAATGCTTTTCCCTGTGTTCGTGAATGGTTTTCATCCGGTGCTCGAGGGCTTTGTGATTGTGCTGGGCGGGAGTATGGATTTGTTCATATTATTCCTGGTGCATGATAAGTTCAACAAGCCGTTTAAATACATACATTGGGTGATCCTGATGTCTGTTGTGTTAATGCTTGTTGCAGGTCCTACAACAGGTTCCATTTCTTCATTCGGCCCCCATGTTGCCGCTAATTTCCGGTTTCCTGCACTTGAACAATGGAGGCTTGTCCAATTGGGGAGACAAGTATCTCATATGGACTTCTTAGCCGTTTTTCAATTTTTAGCAGGGTCATTCGTTAAAGTTTCTTTGAGTTTATTTCTATTAATAGAGTT
This portion of the Mesobacillus sp. S13 genome encodes:
- a CDS encoding GerAB/ArcD/ProY family transporter; this translates as MKFSRLQVSALIILFTGISNHVMILPHLLRVAKRDAWASVALAYVFLLIWGFLTIFIFKKMNGEGFLSWVQNRAGSIVGKGFMLFFAVYFLVSGSLSSYDFILMIKVYFLPNTPAWIVTLCFTSLCVWAAFKGFRVILYTSVILLPIVWSFGYFVAFSTMFKKDYSMLFPVFVNGFHPVLEGFVIVLGGSMDLFILFLVHDKFNKPFKYIHWVILMSVVLMLVAGPTTGSISSFGPHVAANFRFPALEQWRLVQLGRQVSHMDFLAVFQFLAGSFVKVSLSLFLLIELFNIKSFKLKRNLLIASGGIFSSISILPLSDLLLQKIVGSFYYPVMFICGLSLSAILLIVGFLPGRKKVNNNV